The Deltaproteobacteria bacterium genomic interval CTGCTGAACGGTCCGGGTTTAGTCGATCGGCCTTTGGAGTCCGCCCAGGCCGCCGCGGCCAACGCCGCCAGGGCGCCCAACAAGGTCCCGGACCGACGATCCAGGAGAGCCAACAGTTCATCCTGAGCCTCATCACTCCACTGCTTAATCTCCCTTTCCACACTCCTGAGCCGCTGGAGCCTCAATCGTGGTTCTGCTTCCATGAGCCCCTTCCAAGGCCATGTTTCCCCTCGAAGAAGCCGCTCCTCGACCCGATCCGACACCTTCACGATTGCCTGGAAGATGATCTCGGCCTGGGTTTTACTCATGCTTTCCAAGCGCGCCCGCAAACGCAACAGGCGATCCGTGGCTTGTCCTGGGGTCATTGGCGGTCCCTATCGGTGGCTTCATGGGGGCGGTTCTCGAACCGCCCCTACGTTTGTTCGATTCGCATCCCGTTTTGTAGGGGCGGCCGCGACACGGCACAATCGCCGCATGGGGGTCTGGGGGGCTGCGCCCCCCAGGGCGTATTCGATACGCCTCTACGGCATCATTTCGTCTACTTCGTTCTGGATTCGGACCAGTTCTTGGTCTACTTGGAGTTTCTCATCGAGTACGCGCCGTTTTTGCAGCCATTCGAGGAACGTCCGCCGGCTGATATCGCCGTTCTGACGCGCCGTGTTCAGTTGGCTGAACAGGCCGTCACTCGCCCCCTCGGGCTCCATCTCCTGGTTGTACTGAATGCGGATCGCGCCGGGATCCTGTCCCAGCCATTTCGCGGCCAACTGCCAGCACCGGGTTTCAGCAGCTTGGAATCGGCGGGCCCGCTCCTGGAGCACGCTCGATATATTGTCCCGGTCGATGCGCTTGGACTCGGCGCTTTCGACCAGCCGCGTAGTCCGCCGGACCTGTCGCATGGCAATGTCGAAAATGGCGGATATGATGTCCATCTCGGTTTTTCGCATGGACTCGATGGCCGTGCCCGAATGTTCGATGATCTCGACGTCGGAGTCGCGGTTTGGAGTGACAATGCCGTTCCCGGACCCGATGACCACCTCCGAATCCTCGGGCCAGTTCTTGAACACCCACGTGGGCATGCCCGCCCAGAACTCGGAATTGTCCCGATCGGACCACTTGCGATAATGCGCCAGGCACAGACTCAAGACCCCGTGCAGGGCCGACCGGCCGCAAAACGGCCCTTTGAAATCCGAATAGAAGGGCACGAGCGGCACCTCTCCGATGCTGTTTCTCCCTTCATCGAGCATTTCAGCCTTGTCGGTTTTCGGATCGTGCCGCCACACCTGCCACCGATCCAGATACCAGACCCGATACCGGGTTTCGGCTTTGCGCTCGATGAACGGTACACCCTCGAGTTCGATTTCTTCCTCGATCACGACCCAGGCCAGTTGCCGGCTGCCGTCGGGTCGCTGCGCGAACGCCCAATCGAGCACTCGCCTCGAATCGATCTCCACGAAATACGGCCGGATTCTTAGAAGCTGCTCCTGTTGCCGATCGCGGACATTGCGTGTGTCCGGATAATCCACCAGCACGAACCGGATCCCCTCGACCTGGGCGTCCTGAGTCACTGACTTGAAAAACGCATCCGCCGGCGCGCCCTGGCGGTCCACGTCCTCGACGAGGCTCGACATGCGCTCGGGCAATTCGCGAACCGGAGAATTCCGCCAGATCTGACCCGTAAAATTCTCGATGATCGGCAGGCAGAAATTCGTGTACGCAGCGCGTTTAAGCCGGTTGATATAATTGGCCTGCGTCTCGCGTTCGTGCTTGGGCAGATAATCGGCCCGGCCCTCGATACAATCCGCCCCCTCGTAACAATCCCGCGCCTTCTGCCATTCGGCAAATTGCGCCAGGTACGTAGGATGCTTGCGATCTAATTTGATGGATTCGGGCATTTCTTGTGTTTCTCTGGGGGATGCGCCGCATCCCCCAGACCCCCTTATGTGGGCGCTACCGCTGCGCGGAGGCGCCGGTTTCGTGTCATGTGTTTGGGCGGGCGGGTTTAAAACCCGCCCCTACAATTTTCCCGAGCCCCCATCGAGGGGCGAACCGTCCTTTCCGGTCTCGGCCCTGGGCGAATGTTATTCGCCCCTACGATTCCCCCCCTCGCGTCCCGATTGGCGCGCGTAGCGCCCGATCGGGACGCCATAACAGGAGGTCTGGGGGAGGCTGTGCCTCCCCCAGGCGGGCGTATTGCAATACGCCCCTACACTTTCACCATCCTCGCCTTGCCGCCGCCGGACACCGGGTGTTCGTATTCGATGGCATAGCCGATGGCGTCGGTTAGGTGGGTGAGGGTCGGATCGCTTTTCTTATCGATCTCGCCGGACGTGCCTTCGAGAACCCGGACGCCTTCAAAATCCTTGATAACGAAGGTGCATTTCGGATCCACGATCAGGCGTATCTCTCCGGCCGCACTTTTAAGCCTCGAATTGACGGCGTTAATGCGCGCGCGTTCGGCCGGGTTGGATTTGGGAACGCGCTTACTGACTCGACCTGAAAATGGTGAGCGCAAAAGATCGCTGGCGATCTCCCAGTCGGTCCCGGCCACTTGAGCGGTTCCGCGTGCGCCGCCCGTCGCGTCTCCGTATAGGCGCACCGGGCCTTTGTGATTTCGGTACCGGGCGATGAATTCGTTGATCACCGTGGGCGTGTTCGAATGACGCGGAATGCAGATCTCGTCGATCACGCCGGTGATATTATTTTTCTCCTGGAGGATGGCGGCCACGCCGGGAGACACGTTAAAGTCCAGGCAG includes:
- a CDS encoding DUF4055 domain-containing protein — protein: MPESIKLDRKHPTYLAQFAEWQKARDCYEGADCIEGRADYLPKHERETQANYINRLKRAAYTNFCLPIIENFTGQIWRNSPVRELPERMSSLVEDVDRQGAPADAFFKSVTQDAQVEGIRFVLVDYPDTRNVRDRQQEQLLRIRPYFVEIDSRRVLDWAFAQRPDGSRQLAWVVIEEEIELEGVPFIERKAETRYRVWYLDRWQVWRHDPKTDKAEMLDEGRNSIGEVPLVPFYSDFKGPFCGRSALHGVLSLCLAHYRKWSDRDNSEFWAGMPTWVFKNWPEDSEVVIGSGNGIVTPNRDSDVEIIEHSGTAIESMRKTEMDIISAIFDIAMRQVRRTTRLVESAESKRIDRDNISSVLQERARRFQAAETRCWQLAAKWLGQDPGAIRIQYNQEMEPEGASDGLFSQLNTARQNGDISRRTFLEWLQKRRVLDEKLQVDQELVRIQNEVDEMMP